In Arthrobacter burdickii, one DNA window encodes the following:
- a CDS encoding TadA family conjugal transfer-associated ATPase, translating to MVESVRRAVLAGEVPATGAAFADAVGSSGRLLGSEGTLSALDHVRAELKGLGPLEYLLAEETVTDILVNGPDDVWIDGATGLRRIGRMFDTDEEVRALAVRLVAAGGRRLDDGCPAVDVRLGGLRIHAVLPPISTAGTLLSIRIRRPRVFTLPELVASGTIAPAMAEALTLMMRHRLNFLVSGATGTGKTTLLSTLLGLAGHQERVVLVEDAAELNPSHPHTVGLQSRHGNLEGAGVLDLTELVRQALRMRPDRLVVGECRGAEVRELLSAMNTGHDGGGGTVHANSANAVPARLSALAALAGLTPDALALQAASGLDVVVHVVRDARGRRVESIGLVELSPGRDLEVTPALVDTREGCHRAAGWSGFALRVGWTGPDPGPGRPSHACWRVLPSCSHSPGRFRGAGGNSRVRSSSGRPVFRESASG from the coding sequence ATGGTCGAGTCGGTGCGGAGGGCTGTTCTTGCCGGAGAGGTGCCGGCGACCGGAGCGGCCTTCGCCGACGCCGTGGGATCGAGCGGGAGGCTGCTCGGGTCGGAAGGAACCCTGTCCGCGCTCGACCACGTCCGTGCCGAACTCAAGGGACTGGGGCCGCTCGAGTATCTCCTCGCGGAGGAAACCGTCACGGACATCCTCGTCAACGGACCCGATGACGTCTGGATCGACGGCGCCACAGGCCTGCGGCGGATCGGCCGCATGTTCGACACCGACGAGGAGGTGCGCGCTCTCGCCGTCCGTCTCGTGGCCGCTGGCGGCAGGCGCCTCGACGACGGGTGTCCCGCCGTGGACGTGCGTCTGGGAGGACTGCGGATCCACGCCGTCCTTCCACCGATCTCGACGGCGGGGACACTCCTGTCGATCCGGATCCGGAGGCCCAGGGTGTTCACCCTTCCGGAACTCGTCGCTAGCGGGACGATCGCTCCCGCGATGGCGGAGGCCTTGACGCTGATGATGCGGCACCGCCTGAATTTCCTCGTCAGCGGCGCGACAGGAACCGGGAAGACCACACTCCTCTCCACCCTCCTCGGCCTGGCCGGGCATCAGGAGCGCGTGGTGCTGGTCGAGGATGCGGCAGAGCTCAACCCGTCCCACCCGCACACGGTCGGACTCCAGTCCCGGCACGGCAACCTCGAGGGGGCGGGCGTGCTCGATCTCACCGAACTCGTGCGACAGGCGCTGAGGATGAGGCCGGATCGGCTGGTGGTCGGGGAATGCCGCGGTGCGGAGGTCCGCGAGTTGCTGTCGGCGATGAACACCGGGCACGACGGTGGCGGGGGAACGGTGCATGCGAATTCAGCGAACGCCGTCCCGGCCCGTCTGAGCGCGCTCGCCGCTCTTGCGGGCCTGACGCCTGACGCCCTCGCACTGCAGGCGGCCAGCGGCCTGGATGTGGTGGTGCATGTCGTGCGCGATGCCCGGGGCCGACGCGTCGAAAGCATCGGGCTCGTGGAGCTGAGTCCGGGCAGGGACCTCGAGGTGACGCCGGCCCTGGTCGATACCCGTGAGGGCTGCCACCGGGCGGCGGGATGGAGCGGCTTCGCCCTCAGGGTGGGCTGGACCGGGCCCGACCCGGGACCGGGACGACCGTCGCATGCCTGCTGGCGTGTGCTTCCGTCGTGCTCGCACTCCCCAGGACGGTTCCGCGGAGCAGGAGGCAACAGCCGGGTACGGTCCTCATCGGGGCGTCCGGTGTTCAGGGAGTCGGCGTCCGGATAG
- a CDS encoding type II secretion system F family protein, with protein MHQLAGLLRAGRPPHVLWADLEVVYADRHSAFGDAALPVIATACRAAGLGLSIPDALRQAAGGSSDTRRRGWSSTHVDHLWIDLAGCLEAAERSGAPLAGILEHYAAQLDAQLDGLSARDTALAGPRATVVLLAWLPIVGLVLGFALGINPFEVLIGSALGRLALLTGAVLMVASRGWSRRLVQRAGGAP; from the coding sequence GTGCACCAGCTGGCCGGGCTCCTCAGGGCGGGGCGGCCACCCCATGTCCTGTGGGCGGACCTCGAGGTCGTCTACGCAGACCGGCACAGCGCTTTCGGCGATGCGGCCCTACCGGTGATCGCGACGGCATGCCGGGCGGCCGGCCTGGGCCTCAGCATCCCCGATGCCCTCCGTCAGGCTGCAGGGGGCTCCAGCGACACACGCCGCAGGGGCTGGAGCAGCACCCACGTCGACCACCTGTGGATTGACCTCGCGGGCTGCCTGGAGGCCGCGGAGCGCAGCGGGGCACCGCTGGCAGGGATCCTCGAGCACTACGCAGCCCAGCTCGACGCCCAGCTCGACGGGCTGTCCGCCCGGGACACTGCGCTCGCAGGACCCCGCGCAACGGTCGTCCTCCTCGCCTGGCTGCCGATCGTCGGCCTGGTCCTCGGCTTCGCCCTCGGCATCAACCCGTTCGAGGTGCTCATCGGCTCAGCCCTGGGACGGCTCGCCCTCCTGACGGGCGCAGTCCTGATGGTGGCATCACGTGGATGGTCCCGGCGCCTCGTGCAGCGCGCAGGAGGTGCGCCATGA
- a CDS encoding DUF4244 domain-containing protein, translating into MSSETHARRLDGSSFRAPAEARHDGSSCTISEPPVDAVIPEPILGQGGRGSFPDPEPAGDRAARRADARRRRSNARIIRHRQDGVPGGEAGMATAEYAIATLAAVAFAALLVAVLSSGEVKGLLMSLITSALNFG; encoded by the coding sequence ATGTCATCGGAAACACACGCCAGGAGGCTGGATGGTTCCTCGTTCCGGGCGCCCGCGGAAGCCCGACATGACGGATCGTCCTGCACGATCAGCGAGCCCCCCGTTGACGCGGTCATCCCCGAGCCGATCCTCGGCCAGGGCGGCAGGGGGAGTTTCCCCGACCCGGAGCCCGCGGGCGATCGGGCTGCCCGTCGGGCTGATGCACGGCGGCGGCGGTCGAACGCACGGATCATCCGGCACCGCCAGGATGGCGTTCCCGGCGGGGAGGCAGGCATGGCGACCGCCGAGTATGCCATCGCCACGCTCGCCGCAGTCGCCTTTGCGGCATTGCTCGTCGCGGTGCTGTCCAGTGGCGAGGTCAAGGGCCTCCTGATGTCCCTGATCACGTCTGCGCTGAATTTCGGCTGA
- a CDS encoding TadE family type IV pilus minor pilin, with protein sequence MGRAHPGQRGSVTAEVAVVLPALVVLLALLLGTAHVGTVQLQLEEAARAGAREAMRGESSASVEQTVRRLAGSNATASVAFGSGWTTVEVRARVEGPVVELMGIELTATASGKEEDGG encoded by the coding sequence ATGGGACGCGCACACCCTGGTCAGCGTGGGTCGGTCACCGCCGAGGTAGCCGTCGTCCTTCCCGCCCTGGTCGTCCTGCTCGCTCTCCTGCTCGGTACCGCGCACGTCGGCACGGTCCAGCTGCAGTTGGAGGAAGCAGCACGGGCAGGAGCACGCGAGGCCATGCGGGGTGAGAGCAGCGCGTCCGTGGAACAGACGGTGCGGCGGCTTGCAGGGAGCAATGCGACCGCCTCCGTGGCGTTCGGCTCCGGCTGGACCACCGTGGAGGTGAGGGCGCGGGTCGAAGGGCCCGTCGTCGAACTGATGGGAATCGAGCTGACTGCGACGGCCTCGGGTAAGGAGGAGGACGGTGGGTAG
- a CDS encoding Rv3654c family TadE-like protein translates to MGRCTAVGSAGSPTDSESGAGSLTDSEGGAGTLLMAGLAMLALLLIASAALLLQAASGASKAATAADLAALAAADAARGLTVGDPCSVAGTVAEHHGAAVQDCVIGETGPGTALVRVSVSIAGLLPDAVGAARAGPPP, encoded by the coding sequence GTGGGTAGGTGCACGGCCGTGGGCAGCGCGGGGTCGCCCACCGACTCGGAGAGCGGAGCCGGGTCGCTCACCGATTCGGAGGGCGGGGCCGGGACGCTGCTGATGGCAGGCCTCGCCATGCTGGCACTGCTGCTGATTGCTTCCGCGGCCCTCCTGCTGCAGGCCGCGTCGGGCGCGTCGAAAGCGGCGACAGCAGCAGATCTCGCCGCACTGGCCGCAGCGGACGCTGCCCGGGGACTCACGGTCGGCGACCCGTGCTCCGTGGCCGGAACAGTTGCGGAACACCACGGTGCAGCCGTGCAGGACTGCGTCATCGGTGAGACGGGTCCGGGAACTGCCCTGGTCCGCGTCTCCGTCAGCATTGCGGGCCTGCTTCCCGATGCGGTGGGTGCGGCGCGGGCTGGGCCTCCGCCCTGA
- a CDS encoding DEAD/DEAH box helicase produces the protein MAAQNSLIPLLGGGPDPEQLLHVREIPAREAEHAPWPAWAHQDVVEAFRTRGVVEPWRHQVEGATSAHDGAHTIIATGTASGKSLCYQLPVLDEIHRSELGNRATLAPNGSVALYLAPTKALAADQLSAINALKLPTVRAETYDGDTESGARRWIRDHANLVLANPDMLHYGILPHHTWWARFFRRLKYVIIDEAHSYRGVFGSHVANLLRRLRRICASYGANPVFIGASATSAEPAASFGRLIGAPVAAVAEDSSPHGSTTVAFWEPQLTGMKGENGAPTRRTVIAETSDLLANLVSSQVRTIAFIKSRRGAESIAQTSRRMLEDVHPSLPHRIAAYRSGYLPEERRALESALRSGELLGVASTSALELGIDISGLDAVLVAGWPGTRASLMQQIGRAGRSGQDAIAAFVASDDPLDTYLVHHPEAVFDLAVEATVFDPSNPYVLGPHLCAAAAELPLTDGDLGLFGATSEDLLGTLCDQGFLRRRPAGWFWTHPQSAAAMVNLRADGGGPINIVEADSGALLGTMDSPQSHYQAHPGAVYVHQGRAYVVQELNEQDHCAVVSRAHPDYYTQARDVTQIEVIGRDVSRLWGGVLANFGDVKVTTQVVSFQRKAFSSNEVLGEEPLELGARDLFTKSVWFEISPELLEAEGILAEELPGALHAAEHAAIGLLPLVASSDRWDIGGVSTALHADTGLPTIFVYDGYPGGAGFAERGFEAARTWLSATRDAIEACECESGCPSCVQSPKCGNRNNPLSKGGAVAVLSLILKQAADTATGAEPASGSTPGSAVSLGRKA, from the coding sequence GTGGCTGCGCAGAACTCCCTGATCCCGCTGCTCGGAGGTGGACCCGACCCTGAGCAGCTACTGCATGTCCGCGAGATCCCGGCCCGAGAGGCCGAGCACGCCCCCTGGCCCGCGTGGGCGCACCAGGACGTCGTCGAGGCGTTCCGGACGCGCGGGGTGGTCGAACCGTGGCGGCACCAGGTGGAAGGTGCCACGTCCGCCCACGACGGGGCGCACACGATCATCGCGACGGGCACCGCCTCGGGGAAGTCCCTCTGCTACCAGCTGCCGGTCCTCGACGAGATCCACCGCAGCGAACTCGGAAATCGCGCGACCCTCGCACCGAACGGGTCCGTGGCCCTCTACCTCGCGCCCACCAAGGCCCTGGCCGCGGACCAGCTGTCCGCCATCAACGCACTGAAACTGCCCACGGTCCGGGCCGAGACGTACGACGGCGACACGGAGTCCGGCGCGCGCCGCTGGATCCGCGACCATGCGAACCTGGTCCTCGCGAACCCGGACATGCTGCACTACGGCATCCTGCCCCACCACACCTGGTGGGCCCGCTTCTTCCGTCGCCTCAAGTACGTGATCATCGACGAAGCCCATAGCTACCGGGGGGTGTTCGGGTCCCACGTCGCGAATCTCCTTCGACGGTTGCGGCGGATCTGCGCGAGCTACGGCGCGAACCCCGTGTTCATCGGGGCTTCGGCGACGTCGGCCGAGCCCGCCGCATCCTTCGGACGGCTGATCGGCGCCCCGGTGGCCGCCGTCGCCGAGGACAGCTCGCCGCACGGCTCGACGACGGTCGCGTTCTGGGAACCCCAGCTCACGGGCATGAAGGGCGAGAACGGCGCTCCCACCCGGCGGACCGTCATTGCCGAGACATCCGACCTCCTCGCGAACCTCGTGTCCTCCCAGGTGAGGACCATCGCGTTCATCAAGTCGAGACGCGGCGCCGAGAGCATTGCCCAGACGTCCCGCAGGATGCTCGAGGATGTACATCCGAGCCTCCCGCACCGCATCGCGGCCTACCGGTCCGGATACCTGCCGGAGGAACGCAGGGCGCTCGAATCCGCGCTGCGGAGCGGGGAACTGCTGGGTGTCGCCAGCACGTCGGCGCTGGAACTCGGCATCGACATCTCCGGCCTCGATGCCGTCCTGGTGGCCGGCTGGCCCGGGACGAGGGCTTCCCTCATGCAGCAGATCGGCCGCGCCGGACGGTCAGGACAGGACGCCATCGCGGCGTTCGTCGCCAGCGACGACCCGCTGGACACCTACCTGGTGCACCATCCCGAGGCGGTCTTCGACCTCGCCGTCGAGGCGACCGTGTTCGACCCCTCCAATCCCTATGTCCTCGGTCCGCACCTGTGCGCCGCCGCGGCCGAGCTGCCCCTCACCGACGGGGACCTCGGCCTGTTCGGTGCCACTTCGGAGGATCTGCTCGGCACCCTGTGCGACCAGGGCTTCCTGCGGCGCCGTCCCGCGGGATGGTTCTGGACACACCCGCAGAGCGCCGCCGCGATGGTCAATCTGCGCGCCGACGGGGGCGGCCCGATCAATATCGTCGAGGCGGATTCCGGGGCGCTGCTCGGGACGATGGACTCACCCCAGAGCCACTACCAGGCACATCCGGGCGCGGTGTACGTCCATCAGGGGCGCGCCTACGTGGTGCAGGAGCTCAATGAGCAGGACCACTGTGCTGTCGTCTCCCGCGCCCATCCCGACTACTACACGCAGGCACGTGACGTCACGCAGATCGAGGTCATCGGACGCGATGTCAGCCGACTCTGGGGCGGTGTCCTCGCCAACTTCGGTGATGTGAAGGTCACCACCCAGGTGGTGTCCTTCCAGCGCAAGGCTTTCTCCTCCAACGAGGTCCTGGGCGAGGAGCCGCTCGAGCTCGGGGCACGGGATCTCTTCACGAAGAGCGTGTGGTTCGAGATCAGCCCGGAGCTCCTCGAGGCGGAAGGCATCCTCGCGGAGGAGCTTCCCGGAGCACTCCATGCGGCGGAGCATGCCGCGATCGGACTGCTGCCCCTGGTGGCGTCCAGCGACCGGTGGGACATCGGTGGGGTATCCACCGCCCTGCACGCCGACACGGGGCTCCCGACCATCTTCGTGTACGACGGCTACCCGGGGGGTGCAGGCTTCGCCGAGCGCGGTTTCGAGGCGGCGCGGACCTGGCTGTCCGCGACCCGCGACGCGATCGAAGCCTGCGAGTGCGAGTCCGGCTGCCCCTCCTGCGTCCAGTCCCCGAAGTGCGGCAACCGCAACAACCCGCTCAGCAAGGGCGGTGCCGTCGCGGTCCTCTCACTGATCCTGAAGCAGGCCGCCGACACGGCGACCGGAGCCGAGCCGGCGTCCGGATCCACGCCCGGATCCGCCGTCTCGTTGGGCCGGAAAGCCTAG
- a CDS encoding GNAT family N-acetyltransferase — MGAHADDELLQTWIDGWSACRGYEPHRDGRSTSVLLTDQQNQTEHFLFEPTTERFLELASETRQDPGRVLTVVTNRMQELIDAARPLHVHVTDRQQSLMSVDMRGQDVEDPRVPSDDFTLERSSEGACRSVTVHAGGELAARGSVSVVGDYAVYDRIVTEEGYRRRGLGSYVMRALTAAVLEDDITTGLLMASADGRALYAFLGWQNLADVFVIRG, encoded by the coding sequence ATGGGCGCACACGCAGACGACGAGCTCCTCCAGACCTGGATCGACGGATGGTCCGCGTGCCGGGGATACGAACCGCACAGGGACGGGCGCAGTACCTCCGTCCTGCTGACGGACCAGCAGAACCAGACGGAGCACTTCCTCTTCGAACCCACCACCGAACGGTTCCTCGAGCTGGCGTCCGAGACCCGGCAGGATCCGGGACGGGTGCTGACGGTCGTCACCAACCGGATGCAGGAGCTCATCGACGCGGCTCGGCCGCTGCACGTGCACGTGACGGACCGGCAGCAGTCCCTGATGAGCGTCGACATGCGGGGCCAGGACGTCGAGGACCCGCGGGTGCCGAGTGACGACTTCACACTCGAGCGTTCCAGCGAGGGTGCCTGCCGCAGCGTGACGGTCCATGCCGGAGGGGAGCTTGCAGCCCGGGGATCGGTCTCCGTGGTGGGCGATTACGCGGTCTACGATCGCATCGTCACGGAGGAGGGCTACCGGCGGCGGGGGCTCGGCAGCTACGTCATGCGTGCCCTGACCGCCGCGGTCCTGGAGGACGACATCACCACCGGCCTGCTCATGGCCTCGGCGGACGGCCGCGCCCTGTACGCGTTCCTCGGGTGGCAAAATCTCGCCGACGTGTTCGTCATCAGAGGATAA
- a CDS encoding rhodanese-related sulfurtransferase — protein sequence MSMNRIALYYAFSPLPDPEAIRLWQRALCEKWGLRGRILISKDGINGTVGGEIGAVKQYAKTTREYPAFRGMEIKWSDGGADDFPRLSVKVRDEIVSFGAPGELKVDGNGVVGGGTHLAPEELHALVDAKRAEGEEVVFFDGRNALEAQIGRFKGAVVPDVRTTHDFVRELDSGKYDELKDKPVVTYCTGGIRCEVLSSLMVNRGFQEVYQLDGGIVRYGEKYRDGGLWEGSLYVFDKRMHLEFSDDAVTIGKCVRCESPTNKFENCSNPSCRNLTLYCAGCAADPATLRCPQGCESDEAEATAAGAA from the coding sequence GTGTCGATGAACCGTATTGCCCTTTATTACGCCTTTTCACCCTTGCCCGATCCTGAAGCAATCCGTCTGTGGCAGCGCGCACTCTGCGAGAAGTGGGGACTGCGCGGGAGGATCCTCATCTCCAAGGACGGCATCAACGGAACGGTCGGTGGCGAGATCGGCGCGGTGAAGCAGTACGCGAAGACCACGCGGGAGTACCCGGCCTTCCGGGGCATGGAGATCAAGTGGTCCGACGGCGGTGCGGACGACTTCCCGAGGCTGAGCGTCAAGGTGCGGGACGAGATCGTCTCCTTCGGCGCCCCGGGTGAGCTGAAGGTCGACGGGAACGGCGTCGTGGGCGGCGGCACGCACCTCGCACCCGAAGAGCTGCATGCGCTGGTCGACGCCAAGCGTGCGGAGGGGGAGGAGGTCGTCTTCTTCGATGGCAGGAACGCGCTCGAGGCGCAGATCGGCCGCTTCAAGGGTGCTGTGGTCCCCGACGTGCGGACCACGCACGACTTCGTCCGTGAACTGGACTCCGGCAAGTACGACGAGCTCAAGGACAAGCCTGTCGTGACCTACTGCACGGGCGGCATCCGCTGCGAGGTGCTCTCCAGCCTCATGGTCAACCGCGGCTTCCAGGAGGTCTACCAGCTCGACGGCGGCATCGTGCGCTACGGCGAGAAGTACCGCGACGGCGGACTGTGGGAGGGCTCGCTCTACGTCTTCGACAAGCGCATGCACCTCGAATTCAGCGACGACGCCGTGACGATCGGCAAGTGCGTGCGCTGCGAGTCACCCACGAACAAGTTCGAGAACTGCTCCAACCCGTCCTGCCGCAACCTGACCCTGTACTGCGCCGGGTGCGCGGCGGACCCCGCCACCCTGCGCTGCCCGCAGGGGTGCGAGTCCGACGAGGCCGAGGCGACGGCAGCAGGGGCTGCCTGA
- a CDS encoding DUF7059 domain-containing protein yields the protein MPVTEGAGRQEFDDDVPSAPSSTDLPALEALAGDLAALDYTVDGVEALLGVAAYSALGRGQLVPALLECRRLLRGGGSAQVIPVLLWLLGETVPEEGLHAAFPGIGVPGLERLRLIERTGPEGGAAEGATGAGAGDAAEGAAGSGAGAAPARWRAAVELRPYGSDVGGNLWVASDLGAEQRPGPLRHDHVLGIGGASLTLAQTVLRTPVDRALDLGTGCGIQAFHLLAHARHVTATDISDRALAFARFNLLLNAPALDLDAQRLGNRVLLRRGSLLAPVGGEHFDLVVSNPPFVITPRTGEEGYTYRDGGLAGDAIVETLVRDLPGILAPGGAAQLLGNWEITEGTAWDRRIRSFVPPGVDAWIIQREQLTPVQYAETWLRDAAENRDRSAYLDGFAAYLADFASRNVEAIGFGSVWLRRPGTPSNLVRVTLEEITHDIEQPVGPHLAAAIGRNDWLAAHTEQAASGIGIADEFLLVADDVTEERHQRPGAEHPGVILLRQGAGLRRTTLLSTELAGFVSACDGDLTAGQIAGALAMLLERPDAAFTSALLVDVEQLIREGFLIPAP from the coding sequence ATGCCGGTCACCGAGGGTGCCGGCCGGCAGGAGTTCGACGACGACGTCCCGTCCGCGCCGTCGAGCACCGACCTGCCCGCGCTCGAGGCGCTCGCCGGGGACCTGGCTGCCCTCGACTACACCGTCGACGGCGTCGAAGCCCTTCTCGGGGTTGCCGCATACTCCGCCCTCGGCCGGGGACAGCTGGTTCCGGCGCTTCTCGAATGCCGGCGCCTCCTCCGTGGAGGCGGCAGTGCGCAGGTCATCCCGGTGCTGCTGTGGCTCCTCGGGGAGACCGTCCCGGAAGAGGGTCTCCACGCCGCTTTCCCCGGCATCGGCGTACCCGGCCTCGAACGGCTGAGGCTCATCGAGAGGACCGGACCGGAAGGCGGTGCCGCGGAAGGCGCCACGGGAGCCGGGGCCGGAGATGCCGCGGAGGGTGCCGCCGGCAGTGGTGCGGGAGCGGCCCCGGCGCGCTGGCGCGCCGCCGTCGAGCTGCGTCCGTACGGCTCGGACGTCGGAGGCAACCTGTGGGTGGCGAGCGACCTCGGGGCCGAACAGCGCCCCGGACCCCTGCGTCACGACCACGTCCTGGGCATCGGAGGGGCTTCGCTGACCCTTGCCCAGACCGTTCTGCGGACGCCGGTGGACCGCGCCCTGGACCTGGGAACAGGGTGTGGCATCCAGGCCTTCCACCTCCTGGCGCATGCCCGCCACGTGACTGCGACGGACATCTCCGACCGCGCCCTCGCTTTCGCGCGGTTCAACCTCCTGCTCAACGCACCGGCACTGGACCTCGACGCCCAGCGGCTCGGGAACCGGGTTCTCCTCCGCCGGGGCAGCCTGCTCGCGCCGGTCGGGGGGGAGCACTTCGACCTGGTGGTCTCCAATCCGCCGTTCGTGATCACGCCGCGCACGGGGGAGGAGGGCTATACCTACCGTGACGGGGGACTGGCAGGGGATGCCATCGTCGAGACACTGGTCCGGGACCTGCCCGGGATCCTCGCACCGGGCGGCGCCGCGCAGCTGCTCGGCAATTGGGAGATCACCGAGGGTACGGCCTGGGACCGCCGCATCCGGAGCTTCGTCCCTCCCGGCGTGGACGCCTGGATCATCCAGCGCGAGCAGCTGACGCCGGTGCAGTACGCCGAGACGTGGCTGCGCGACGCCGCCGAGAACCGCGACCGCAGCGCCTACCTGGACGGCTTCGCCGCCTACCTGGCGGACTTCGCCTCGCGGAACGTCGAGGCGATCGGCTTCGGTTCGGTGTGGCTCCGCAGGCCGGGAACGCCCAGCAACCTCGTCCGGGTGACGCTCGAGGAGATCACCCACGACATCGAGCAGCCCGTGGGCCCGCACCTGGCCGCCGCCATAGGCCGCAACGACTGGCTGGCGGCCCACACCGAGCAGGCCGCCTCGGGCATCGGCATCGCCGACGAGTTCCTGCTCGTCGCCGACGACGTCACCGAGGAACGCCACCAGCGGCCCGGGGCCGAGCACCCCGGGGTCATCCTGCTGCGGCAGGGGGCCGGCCTCCGGCGCACCACGCTCCTGAGCACCGAGCTCGCCGGATTCGTCTCCGCGTGCGACGGCGACCTCACCGCGGGGCAGATCGCAGGCGCCCTCGCCATGCTGCTGGAGAGGCCCGATGCGGCCTTCACCTCCGCGCTGCTGGTCGACGTCGAGCAGCTCATCCGGGAGGGCTTCCTGATTCCTGCCCCCTGA